The following are encoded in a window of Ignicoccus islandicus DSM 13165 genomic DNA:
- a CDS encoding valine--tRNA ligase, producing MEFKPKIELKRWDFKIENEVRQWWEKEDWWKFDVNSPKPKFVIDTPPPYPAPVWHIGAAVSYSLHDMIARAMRMLGYEVLYPIGFDRNGLPIELYVEKYLGLTPWNTDREKFLEACRKALDEFVVNMKNVLKRLLIAADIDNAYMTDSPDYRALTQATFIRLWNEGLIYEAERPNNWCPKCKTTIADAEVEYKEREGILAYVNFRVKETNEFITIATTRPELLCACQAVIVHPDDERYKRFHGKIAVVPIYNREIPIIPHKMADPNFGTGAMMVCSFGDWRDVQLFRELNLKPIKAIDIDGRMTECAGPIKGLKVKEAKKKIVEILKEEGYLVKVEKIVHKVPVHERCETEIEIIPMKEYYLKQLPYKDVLKKYAYEMKWQPERYRANLIQWIDSVTTDWPISRRRFYATEIPVWTCKKCGYKYVPPPGKYYRPWKENPPIDRCPKCGSSEWEGEKRVFDTWMDSSISILYITKYLRDEEFWRKTFLEGTKLRPQGYDIIRTWLYYTLLRVHQLTGKRAFEWVFINGMGLDEKGRKMSKRYGNVIKPEEILDKYGADATRFWIALEVKPGENYRVIESKILGAYKFLTKLLNVARYISSFPIVDNAQLRATDKWILAELNQSLEKINRAYEELDFHAVAEEIYHFVWDKLASHYIELSKKRARLLDERFTEEDAMGAWYALHQSLKHVLLVLAPIAPAITDYVWRQLYSKESVHAQEMPKPRKEWNFERELEIGRRVMELNSQVWKLKKEVLKRKLKDPISLRELEEHGIDVSGLEGFEEDFRALHNIL from the coding sequence ATGGAGTTCAAGCCGAAGATAGAACTAAAGAGATGGGACTTTAAAATAGAGAATGAAGTAAGGCAATGGTGGGAAAAGGAGGACTGGTGGAAGTTCGACGTCAATTCCCCCAAACCGAAGTTCGTAATAGATACACCACCGCCCTATCCAGCTCCCGTTTGGCACATTGGGGCAGCCGTTAGCTATTCGCTACACGACATGATAGCGAGAGCCATGAGGATGTTAGGGTACGAAGTGCTTTATCCGATAGGTTTCGATAGGAACGGCCTCCCAATCGAACTTTACGTAGAGAAATACCTGGGCTTAACGCCTTGGAACACGGATAGGGAGAAGTTCCTAGAGGCTTGTAGGAAGGCATTGGACGAGTTCGTAGTTAACATGAAGAACGTTTTGAAGAGGTTGTTAATTGCTGCAGATATAGATAACGCATATATGACCGATTCTCCTGACTATAGAGCTCTTACTCAAGCGACTTTCATAAGGCTTTGGAACGAGGGCCTGATATACGAGGCCGAGAGGCCTAACAACTGGTGCCCTAAGTGCAAAACTACCATAGCGGACGCCGAGGTCGAGTATAAAGAGAGGGAGGGCATACTAGCTTACGTAAACTTCAGAGTGAAGGAAACCAACGAATTCATAACTATAGCGACTACCAGGCCGGAGCTCCTTTGCGCGTGTCAAGCCGTAATAGTGCACCCGGACGACGAGAGGTACAAGAGGTTCCATGGGAAGATAGCGGTAGTGCCGATATACAATAGAGAGATTCCGATTATTCCTCACAAAATGGCAGACCCGAACTTCGGTACAGGCGCCATGATGGTTTGTTCGTTTGGAGATTGGAGGGACGTTCAACTGTTTAGAGAGCTGAACCTCAAGCCCATAAAAGCAATAGATATCGATGGAAGAATGACCGAGTGCGCCGGTCCTATTAAAGGTCTCAAGGTTAAGGAAGCCAAGAAGAAAATAGTAGAGATACTAAAGGAAGAAGGTTACTTAGTGAAAGTAGAGAAGATAGTTCACAAAGTACCCGTGCACGAGAGATGCGAAACGGAAATTGAAATAATTCCAATGAAGGAATACTACCTAAAGCAATTGCCTTACAAGGACGTTCTAAAGAAGTACGCCTATGAAATGAAGTGGCAACCCGAGAGGTACAGGGCCAACTTAATTCAATGGATCGATTCAGTTACTACCGATTGGCCAATTTCTCGAAGGAGGTTCTATGCAACAGAAATACCGGTTTGGACTTGCAAGAAATGTGGCTACAAGTACGTTCCCCCGCCAGGTAAGTACTACAGGCCATGGAAGGAGAATCCGCCTATAGATAGGTGTCCTAAGTGCGGATCGTCTGAATGGGAAGGCGAGAAGAGAGTTTTCGATACGTGGATGGACTCCTCAATATCAATTCTATACATAACGAAATACTTGAGGGACGAGGAGTTCTGGAGGAAGACGTTCCTAGAGGGCACTAAGCTAAGGCCTCAAGGATACGACATAATTAGAACTTGGCTCTACTATACCCTCCTTAGGGTTCACCAATTAACTGGCAAGAGAGCTTTCGAATGGGTCTTCATCAATGGAATGGGATTGGATGAGAAAGGCCGGAAAATGAGCAAGAGGTACGGAAACGTAATAAAACCGGAGGAAATCCTCGATAAGTACGGTGCAGACGCGACCAGGTTCTGGATAGCCCTAGAAGTGAAGCCCGGTGAGAACTACAGGGTCATTGAGAGCAAGATCTTAGGCGCGTACAAATTCCTTACCAAACTACTTAACGTTGCGAGATACATTAGCTCCTTCCCAATAGTTGATAACGCCCAATTAAGAGCAACGGATAAGTGGATATTGGCCGAGTTAAATCAGTCCCTAGAGAAAATAAACCGAGCTTACGAGGAACTGGACTTCCACGCTGTAGCGGAAGAGATATACCACTTCGTTTGGGATAAGCTCGCCTCCCACTACATCGAGCTGAGCAAGAAGAGGGCGAGATTGCTAGACGAAAGGTTCACTGAGGAAGACGCTATGGGGGCTTGGTACGCCCTCCACCAATCCCTCAAGCACGTTCTATTGGTCCTCGCTCCAATCGCTCCAGCCATAACCGATTACGTTTGGAGACAGCTGTATTCGAAGGAAAGCGTCCACGCTCAAGAGATGCCCAAACCCAGGAAGGAGTGGAACTTCGAGAGGGAACTGGAAATAGGTAGGAGGGTTATGGAACTCAATTCCCAAGTATGGAAATTGAAGAAAGAGGTTCTAAAAAGAAAGCTAAAGGATCCAATTAGCTTGAGAGAACTAGAGGAGCATGGAATAGACGTTAGCGGTCTAGAGGGCTTCGAGGAGGACTTCAGAGCCCTCCACAATATACTATAA